One window from the genome of Sphaerotilus microaerophilus encodes:
- a CDS encoding SUMF1/EgtB/PvdO family nonheme iron enzyme, which produces MTTDTGGGGGGGGTNGDLLDVRVFISYPRGGSAHSWAERLQAELDARHAEAWRDETDIDQGDANWYERIRRALDRADVVVCVLDAASDRCRWQQREILYADRLTTPVLVLRTADVAPPLALIEKQPVEVRRVEEAPRAWAHLAEQIAALQPQASRSADPQPIDAARQRELSWLQDLLHGDLSDREARYIEIAARESRAPGAERALKGLRMPTSLLFEAFGVNIRPGAPAQEAATKPYDDVLAAYRDLPRRPVKRAVVLGEPGAGKTFSLERIACETARAALRNPAAPLPLLVRLGLWTRDEPLQAFIESQLGDLGRDFLRLRDAGRAVLLLDAANEIPPGQRRDKAQQIRRMAEDDRFAAVLLSCRARDFEADLQLPFDRLTLQPLTPPQIHRFIRAALAVGLDPAEAEPLAEACFWRIAGGETLREFWRTWEEAGATFDLFWTADAVPKSDPTVITKTSGEQERRWREARSTRGLLRLAGNPYLLEIMMRLPAIPPNRAQLFAGFIRVLHQRELEARDRRHEQTPDFGAWRAALVALAEALQRADGRPGGGDSTQTALALADCPSSLSATLIDFSIDASVLQRVGDSLRFTHQLLQESLAADVLLDAAKTGSRPASDFWPQSRWWQRSGWEVVAEIAAEACEGDVPAQLALIRWLALDHPGLAADVWLHIDRPALPPDLLSQTAAQWRPRLTDVVAEPAPAARAAIGRWLGLLDLDDRRGVGLGSDGLPDIDWVEFDDCLSFTYQGTKHPGLPPFALSRHLVTNRQFQAFVDSPDGYAAPRWWSDVHDQLKPSLRPATWPEANCPRENVNWFEAVAFCRWLTEHLHRSGRLPLSQVISLPTEHQWERAARGRRGLPFPNSGVYIIESINYEERNSIGAGTSLLRTCAVGLYPQSATQEGGLLDMLGNVSEWCSDTYSPKLESDGIRLSLAARVHRGGCWNSSPVRMSTLARDLHSPLGRHNGLGFRVCRTSPSESRASGR; this is translated from the coding sequence ATGACAACGGACACGGGCGGCGGAGGCGGAGGCGGAGGCACGAATGGGGACCTGCTGGATGTGCGGGTGTTCATCAGTTATCCGCGGGGTGGCTCGGCGCACAGCTGGGCCGAGCGCCTGCAGGCCGAGCTGGACGCCCGCCACGCCGAGGCCTGGCGGGACGAAACCGACATCGACCAAGGTGACGCCAATTGGTACGAGCGGATCCGCCGCGCGCTGGACCGGGCCGATGTGGTCGTCTGTGTGCTCGATGCGGCGAGCGACCGCTGCCGCTGGCAGCAGCGTGAAATCCTTTACGCCGACCGGCTCACCACCCCCGTGCTGGTGCTTCGCACCGCCGACGTGGCGCCGCCCCTTGCCCTGATCGAGAAGCAGCCGGTCGAAGTCCGCCGGGTCGAGGAGGCGCCACGGGCCTGGGCCCACCTCGCCGAACAGATCGCAGCGCTCCAGCCCCAGGCCAGCCGATCAGCGGACCCCCAACCCATCGACGCCGCTCGCCAGCGTGAACTGAGCTGGCTGCAGGACCTGCTGCACGGTGACCTGTCGGACCGCGAGGCCCGCTACATCGAAATCGCCGCGCGGGAGAGCCGGGCGCCCGGCGCCGAGCGGGCCCTGAAGGGCCTGCGCATGCCCACCAGCCTGCTGTTTGAGGCCTTTGGCGTGAACATCCGGCCCGGCGCGCCGGCTCAGGAGGCGGCCACGAAGCCCTATGACGACGTGCTCGCAGCCTACCGCGATCTGCCCCGCCGGCCGGTCAAGCGTGCGGTGGTGCTGGGCGAGCCGGGCGCGGGCAAGACCTTTTCGCTGGAACGCATTGCCTGCGAAACCGCGCGCGCCGCACTGCGCAACCCCGCGGCGCCCCTGCCCCTGCTGGTGCGACTGGGCCTGTGGACCCGCGACGAGCCGCTCCAGGCCTTCATCGAGAGCCAACTCGGCGACCTGGGCCGTGACTTCCTGCGCCTGCGCGATGCTGGCCGGGCGGTGCTCCTGCTCGATGCCGCCAACGAGATTCCCCCCGGGCAGCGCCGCGACAAGGCCCAGCAGATCCGCCGAATGGCGGAGGACGACCGCTTTGCCGCGGTGCTGCTGAGCTGCAGGGCGCGGGACTTCGAGGCGGACCTGCAACTCCCCTTCGACCGCCTGACCCTGCAGCCCTTGACCCCGCCGCAGATCCACCGGTTCATCCGCGCCGCGCTGGCTGTCGGGCTCGATCCGGCAGAAGCCGAGCCACTCGCCGAAGCCTGCTTCTGGCGCATCGCCGGTGGTGAGACTTTGCGAGAGTTCTGGCGCACCTGGGAAGAAGCGGGTGCCACGTTTGACCTGTTCTGGACCGCCGATGCGGTGCCCAAGTCGGACCCGACCGTGATCACCAAGACCTCCGGCGAGCAGGAACGACGATGGCGCGAAGCACGCTCCACCCGCGGCCTCCTGCGCCTAGCCGGCAACCCTTACCTGCTCGAAATCATGATGCGCCTCCCGGCCATCCCGCCGAACCGGGCGCAACTCTTCGCTGGCTTCATCAGGGTGCTGCACCAGCGTGAGCTCGAAGCACGGGATCGGCGGCACGAGCAGACCCCGGATTTCGGCGCTTGGCGGGCGGCCTTGGTGGCCCTGGCAGAGGCACTGCAGCGCGCGGACGGGCGGCCAGGCGGGGGCGACAGCACACAAACCGCGCTGGCGCTCGCCGACTGCCCCTCGTCACTATCCGCGACGCTGATCGACTTCTCAATCGACGCCAGCGTGCTGCAACGCGTGGGCGACAGCCTGCGCTTCACTCACCAGCTGCTGCAGGAGTCCCTGGCCGCCGACGTGTTGCTGGACGCTGCGAAGACAGGCAGTCGGCCGGCCAGCGACTTCTGGCCCCAGAGCCGCTGGTGGCAGCGCAGCGGCTGGGAGGTGGTGGCCGAGATCGCCGCCGAGGCCTGCGAAGGCGACGTCCCCGCGCAGCTGGCGTTGATCCGCTGGCTGGCGCTGGACCATCCAGGCCTGGCTGCGGATGTCTGGCTGCACATCGATCGCCCTGCTTTGCCGCCGGATCTTCTGAGCCAGACGGCAGCGCAGTGGCGCCCCCGGCTGACCGACGTGGTGGCAGAACCGGCCCCGGCTGCGCGCGCTGCCATCGGCCGTTGGCTGGGCCTGCTCGACCTGGATGACCGCCGCGGCGTAGGCCTGGGTTCTGACGGCCTCCCGGACATCGACTGGGTCGAATTTGACGACTGCCTATCGTTCACGTACCAAGGTACCAAGCATCCTGGACTACCGCCCTTTGCGCTTTCGCGCCATCTCGTTACCAACCGACAGTTCCAAGCGTTCGTTGATTCACCTGACGGATATGCGGCACCTCGGTGGTGGTCTGATGTGCATGACCAACTGAAACCCTCCCTTAGACCAGCCACATGGCCTGAGGCAAACTGCCCACGTGAGAACGTCAATTGGTTCGAGGCGGTAGCATTCTGCCGCTGGCTCACAGAGCATCTTCACAGATCTGGCCGCCTTCCGCTCAGCCAAGTAATTTCGTTGCCAACTGAGCACCAGTGGGAGCGCGCTGCGAGAGGTCGTCGCGGATTGCCTTTCCCAAACTCTGGGGTCTACATCATCGAATCGATCAACTACGAAGAGCGCAACTCAATAGGCGCGGGAACCTCCCTCCTGAGAACCTGTGCTGTTGGTCTGTATCCACAAAGCGCCACGCAAGAGGGCGGTTTGCTCGATATGTTGGGGAACGTCAGTGAATGGTGCTCCGATACGTACAGTCCGAAGCTTGAATCGGATGGTATTCGATTGTCGCTTGCCGCACGTGTGCACCGCGGAGGCTGTTGGAACTCCTCGCCAGTGAGAATGAGCACATTGGCTCGTGACTTGCACTCGCCCCTTGGCCGGCACAACGGCCTCGGTTTCCGGGTGTGTCGAACATCCCCATCCGAATCGCGTGCCTCTGGTCGCTGA
- a CDS encoding formylglycine-generating enzyme family protein, which translates to MASEAELAYLKSARRPALARVAGLWTVALLLAGLLVQYPIRHATAEWLATDEAQDIVMTLRWGWRSPPIPRTVDIPLGEFDYGCKPGRDDKEAIKCRPGETWRRVDLRQMSEPCTAFGQFEVTLAEYDYAVWQRRRTLSKGVVKPSYPELAPDVSDWNWRTGDIPVVNVSHDDATAYTEWLGELTGRTWRLPTEEEWEYVARAPGRPGSQEAAFWWGPELPKERPGRPPRANCVGCDSRFAHRIAPAGSYAPNPFGLHDTAGSVWEWTLSAYMSDKLPADPKAADPDRSYVLRGGSWGSYPKELRVSVGADFHPDDWTNNVGFRVCRVSPPESQPAGAAGR; encoded by the coding sequence ATGGCCAGCGAGGCGGAGCTGGCCTACCTGAAAAGCGCGCGGCGCCCGGCGCTGGCTCGTGTGGCAGGGCTGTGGACGGTTGCGCTCTTGTTGGCGGGGCTTCTTGTGCAGTACCCGATCCGCCATGCGACAGCGGAGTGGCTTGCGACCGACGAAGCCCAGGACATCGTGATGACGCTCCGTTGGGGCTGGCGCTCCCCACCGATTCCACGCACGGTGGACATCCCCCTGGGAGAGTTCGACTATGGCTGCAAACCCGGCCGGGACGACAAGGAAGCGATCAAGTGCCGTCCCGGCGAGACCTGGCGTCGTGTCGATCTGCGCCAGATGTCCGAGCCTTGCACCGCCTTCGGCCAGTTCGAGGTGACGCTCGCTGAGTACGACTACGCCGTCTGGCAACGCCGTCGAACTCTGTCGAAGGGAGTGGTGAAGCCCAGCTACCCCGAGTTGGCGCCAGACGTAAGCGATTGGAATTGGCGAACCGGCGATATCCCGGTCGTCAATGTGAGTCATGACGATGCAACGGCCTACACCGAATGGCTGGGAGAATTGACGGGCCGAACTTGGCGGCTGCCGACCGAAGAGGAATGGGAGTACGTCGCCCGTGCTCCCGGTCGCCCCGGCAGCCAGGAAGCCGCCTTCTGGTGGGGGCCCGAACTCCCGAAGGAGCGGCCCGGCCGGCCACCTCGGGCGAACTGTGTTGGGTGTGATTCCCGATTCGCTCACCGCATTGCACCGGCAGGCAGTTACGCCCCCAATCCATTTGGGCTTCACGACACCGCGGGCAGTGTTTGGGAATGGACGTTGTCCGCCTACATGAGCGACAAGTTGCCTGCAGATCCGAAGGCGGCGGACCCGGACCGCAGTTATGTACTGCGAGGCGGTTCCTGGGGCAGCTACCCGAAAGAACTGCGGGTGTCGGTTGGCGCCGACTTCCACCCCGACGATTGGACTAACAATGTCGGTTTTCGGGTTTGTCGCGTATCCCCGCCTGAATCGCAGCCCGCGGGCGCCGCTGGCCGCTGA
- a CDS encoding toll/interleukin-1 receptor domain-containing protein — protein MGEPQRPDVFISYHRAIHLAQADLLHQALLARGLTVFKDDASLRASDHWLDALGEALQGCRRFVVLLGPRGLGRWVGAETSTVLNRHFGAQEAQERPQIVPVLLPGAPDLATLPFLGLLQGVRWEEEEAPPDALVEALTRPLAGVGAVADDGPPAEALLPPDVCPWVGLASFQKEQARRFFGREREVLAALNLLGRTPDIPSIALLEGKGAPAQALAGSSTPYRRWLHIVGGSGSGKSSLMRAGLLPLAEQGALSARTGLDDWAVTAPMLPGNDPLVSLAEVLAPALKEKSLDLLEKLRHGPPETLRLWLRDALGQRPIGVLLVIDQFEELFTLSSASARARLDLLLTEALTAPASPLHLVSTCRSDYQHRIAEDLPRLAGLLNTLTSPFTLTPMGRAGLAQAITAPARLGRLTVQPELLQALLDDAEDDPAAALPLLQHAMETLWLRRPRGAPAAPGVLTLAEYDALGRLGGLLASEADRLLAGLGDARSPMRRGALELLSALAHFHPEGRHTRQSLTWLQACRQAGQGFQAADLARGQQLLGALSGQRSRAADTAAST, from the coding sequence ATGGGAGAGCCGCAGCGGCCCGACGTCTTCATCAGCTACCACCGCGCCATCCACCTGGCGCAGGCGGACCTGTTGCACCAGGCCTTGCTCGCCCGGGGGCTGACCGTCTTCAAGGATGACGCCTCGCTTCGCGCCAGCGACCACTGGCTGGATGCGCTGGGCGAGGCACTGCAGGGCTGCCGGCGCTTCGTCGTGCTGCTCGGCCCGCGCGGGCTGGGGCGCTGGGTGGGCGCGGAAACCTCCACCGTGTTGAACCGCCACTTCGGCGCGCAGGAGGCGCAGGAGCGCCCGCAGATCGTGCCGGTGCTGCTGCCCGGCGCGCCGGACCTGGCGACGCTGCCCTTCCTCGGCCTGCTGCAGGGGGTGAGGTGGGAGGAGGAGGAGGCGCCGCCCGACGCGCTGGTCGAGGCACTGACCCGCCCGCTGGCCGGCGTGGGCGCTGTGGCCGACGACGGCCCGCCGGCCGAGGCGCTGCTGCCGCCCGACGTCTGCCCCTGGGTGGGGTTGGCATCGTTCCAGAAGGAGCAGGCCCGGCGCTTCTTCGGCCGCGAGCGGGAGGTGCTGGCCGCGCTGAACCTGCTGGGCCGCACGCCGGACATTCCGTCCATCGCGCTGCTCGAAGGCAAGGGCGCGCCCGCCCAGGCGCTGGCTGGCAGCAGCACGCCGTACCGCCGTTGGCTGCACATCGTCGGCGGCAGCGGCTCGGGCAAGTCCTCGCTGATGCGCGCCGGCCTGTTGCCGCTGGCCGAGCAGGGGGCCCTTTCCGCCCGCACCGGGCTGGACGACTGGGCCGTCACCGCGCCGATGCTGCCCGGCAACGACCCGCTGGTGTCGCTGGCCGAGGTGCTGGCGCCTGCCTTGAAGGAGAAGTCGCTCGACCTGCTGGAGAAGCTGCGCCACGGCCCGCCCGAAACCCTGCGCCTGTGGCTGCGCGACGCCCTCGGCCAGCGCCCCATCGGCGTGCTGCTGGTGATCGACCAGTTCGAGGAGCTGTTCACCCTCAGCAGCGCCAGCGCCCGCGCCCGGCTGGATCTGCTGCTCACCGAGGCACTCACCGCCCCGGCCAGCCCGCTGCACCTGGTCAGCACCTGCCGCAGCGACTACCAGCACCGCATCGCCGAAGACCTGCCGCGCCTGGCCGGCCTGCTCAACACGCTGACCAGCCCCTTCACCCTCACGCCGATGGGCCGGGCAGGGCTGGCCCAGGCCATCACGGCCCCCGCCCGCCTGGGCCGGCTGACCGTGCAGCCGGAGCTGCTGCAGGCCCTGCTGGACGACGCGGAAGACGACCCCGCCGCCGCGCTGCCGCTGCTGCAGCACGCGATGGAAACCCTCTGGCTGCGCCGCCCGCGGGGTGCGCCCGCTGCGCCCGGCGTGCTGACGCTGGCGGAGTACGACGCCCTCGGCCGCCTGGGCGGCCTTCTGGCCAGCGAGGCCGACCGCCTGCTGGCGGGCCTGGGCGATGCCCGCAGCCCGATGCGGCGCGGCGCGCTGGAGCTGCTCTCGGCGCTGGCGCACTTTCACCCGGAAGGCCGGCACACCCGCCAGTCCCTCACCTGGCTGCAGGCCTGCCGGCAGGCCGGGCAGGGCTTCCAGGCCGCCGACCTGGCCCGCGGCCAGCAGCTGCTGGGCGCCCTCTCGGGCCAGCGCAGCCGGGCGGCCGACACCGCCGCGTCGACCTGA
- the radC gene encoding RadC family protein, translating into MNFEQISRDALVAALLSPTAATGIDGDVGTAPIVRDGLPPRWRLKQADRDQLLRQRLSIARELLLRDLAAQMHRGPVLDSPSTLREWLRLRCAGLEHEVFLALFLDTHHRLLVAQELFRGTLTQTSVYPRELVKEALRHNAAALIVAHNHPSGQAEPSRADEYLTQSLKTALALVDVRLLDHFVVGCDAIVSFAERGMV; encoded by the coding sequence ATGAACTTCGAACAGATCAGCCGCGACGCCCTGGTGGCGGCGTTGTTGTCACCGACCGCTGCGACAGGAATCGATGGGGATGTCGGCACCGCGCCGATTGTCCGGGACGGCCTTCCACCGCGATGGAGACTGAAGCAAGCCGACCGAGATCAACTGCTCAGGCAACGGTTGAGCATCGCCCGGGAACTGCTCTTGCGGGACCTGGCAGCGCAAATGCACCGCGGGCCGGTGCTGGATTCACCGAGCACCCTGCGTGAATGGCTGCGGCTGCGCTGCGCGGGGCTGGAGCACGAGGTGTTTCTCGCGCTGTTCCTGGACACCCACCACCGCCTGTTGGTTGCCCAGGAGCTGTTCAGGGGCACCTTGACGCAGACGTCGGTCTACCCGCGCGAGCTGGTCAAGGAGGCGCTGAGGCACAACGCTGCCGCGCTGATCGTGGCGCACAACCACCCCAGCGGTCAGGCCGAACCCAGCCGGGCCGACGAGTACCTGACGCAGTCGCTCAAGACCGCGCTGGCGCTGGTGGATGTGCGGTTGCTGGATCACTTCGTGGTGGGGTGCGATGCCATCGTGTCGTTTGCGGAAAGGGGGATGGTTTGA
- a CDS encoding electron transfer flavoprotein subunit alpha/FixB family protein, with translation MSVLVIAEHDNASIKGATLNTVTAAAACGGEVHVLVAGQNAGSAAAAAAQIAGVAKVLHADGDSLAHGLAENVAAQVVAIASGYSHIFVPATAGGKNVAPRVAALLNVGQISEIIKVVSSDTFERPIYAGNAIATVQSADAIKVATVRATGFDAAPASGGSAAVELIAAVVDSGKSQHLGSEIAKLDRPELTAAKIIVSGGRAMGSSEKFNAVLTPLADKLGAALGASRAAVDAGYAPNDWQVGQTGKIVAPQLYVACGISGAIQHLAGMKDSKVIVAINKDPEAPIFSVADYGLEADLFLAVPEWVSAQ, from the coding sequence ATGAGCGTCCTCGTCATTGCCGAACACGACAACGCGTCGATCAAGGGAGCGACCCTGAACACCGTCACCGCCGCCGCTGCCTGCGGGGGCGAGGTGCACGTGCTGGTGGCTGGCCAGAATGCCGGCTCCGCTGCTGCGGCCGCCGCGCAGATCGCCGGGGTGGCCAAGGTGCTGCACGCCGACGGCGACAGCCTGGCCCACGGTCTGGCCGAGAACGTCGCCGCGCAGGTCGTCGCCATCGCCTCCGGCTACAGCCACATCTTCGTTCCGGCCACCGCCGGCGGCAAGAACGTTGCCCCGCGCGTGGCCGCGCTGCTCAATGTGGGCCAGATCAGCGAGATCATCAAGGTCGTCAGTTCGGATACCTTCGAGCGCCCGATCTACGCCGGCAACGCCATCGCCACGGTGCAGAGCGCCGACGCGATCAAGGTCGCCACGGTGCGAGCCACCGGCTTCGACGCCGCCCCCGCCTCCGGTGGCAGCGCCGCGGTCGAGTTGATCGCCGCGGTGGTCGACAGTGGCAAGAGCCAGCACCTGGGCAGCGAGATCGCCAAGCTGGACCGCCCGGAGCTGACCGCTGCAAAGATCATCGTCAGCGGTGGCCGCGCCATGGGTTCGAGCGAGAAGTTCAACGCGGTGCTGACCCCGCTGGCCGACAAGCTGGGTGCCGCCCTGGGTGCCAGCCGCGCCGCGGTGGACGCCGGCTACGCCCCCAACGACTGGCAGGTGGGCCAGACCGGCAAGATCGTTGCACCGCAGCTGTACGTGGCCTGCGGCATCTCGGGTGCCATCCAGCACCTGGCCGGCATGAAGGACAGCAAGGTGATCGTGGCGATCAACAAGGATCCAGAGGCCCCGATCTTCTCCGTGGCCGACTACGGCCTGGAGGCGGATCTGTTTCTGGCCGTGCCCGAGTGGGTCTCGGCACAATAA
- a CDS encoding electron transfer flavoprotein subunit beta/FixA family protein: MKAIVPVKRVLDYNVKARVKPDGTGVDLVNVKMSMNPFDEIAVEEAVRLKEKGVVTEVIAVSCGVTQCQETLRTAMAIGADRGILVECADELQPLAVAKLLKALVDKEQPGLVILGKQAIDDDCNQTGQMLAALAGLPQATFASKVEIADGRAKVTREIDGGFETVSLSLPAIVTTDLRLNEPRYVTLPNIMKAKKKPLETVKPADLGVDVAPRIKTLKVAEPAKRGAGVKVPDVATLVNKLKNEAKVI, translated from the coding sequence ATGAAAGCTATCGTCCCCGTCAAGCGGGTCCTCGACTACAACGTCAAGGCCCGGGTCAAGCCCGACGGCACGGGCGTCGACCTGGTCAACGTCAAGATGAGCATGAACCCCTTCGATGAGATCGCCGTGGAAGAGGCGGTGCGGTTGAAGGAGAAGGGCGTCGTCACGGAAGTGATCGCGGTGTCCTGCGGCGTCACGCAGTGCCAGGAGACCCTGCGCACCGCGATGGCGATCGGCGCTGACCGCGGCATCCTGGTCGAGTGTGCGGACGAATTGCAGCCCCTGGCCGTGGCCAAGCTGCTCAAGGCCCTGGTCGACAAGGAGCAGCCGGGCCTGGTGATCCTGGGCAAGCAAGCCATCGACGACGACTGCAACCAGACCGGCCAGATGCTGGCCGCGCTGGCTGGCCTGCCGCAGGCCACCTTCGCATCGAAGGTCGAGATTGCTGACGGCCGTGCCAAGGTTACCCGTGAAATCGACGGCGGCTTTGAGACCGTGAGCCTGAGCCTGCCGGCCATCGTCACCACCGACCTGCGCCTGAATGAGCCGCGTTACGTGACGCTGCCCAACATCATGAAGGCCAAGAAGAAGCCGCTGGAAACCGTCAAGCCCGCCGACCTGGGCGTGGACGTGGCCCCGCGGATCAAGACCCTCAAGGTCGCCGAGCCCGCCAAGCGCGGCGCTGGCGTCAAGGTGCCGGACGTTGCGACGCTGGTGAACAAGCTGAAGAACGAAGCCAAGGTGATCTGA
- a CDS encoding FadD3 family acyl-CoA ligase has protein sequence MTADTLPALIRQAAASHPERPAIVDGDEVVSYAEMLRRSQTVARALIALGVAAGDRVAVWAPNGHEWIEAACGIHAAGAVLVPLNTRMKGGEAADILARSGAVLLFCIGDFLGQHYPALLAGLRPPTLRHVVSWGGFDAAAGEPTDLAWAAFLARANGVSASEVRAREQALGPNSTADLMFTSGTTGRPKGVMAAHGPTLRAFVTWAQVVGLNEGDHYLIVNPFFHSFGYKAGWVAAFIRGATVYPEQVFDAERVLARIERDRISFLPGPPTLFLSMLAHPRLKDFDLSSLRASVTGAASVPPVLIRRMREELGIASVTTAYGLTECGGCATVCDPTDSAETVASTCGRALPGTEVRCADPQGQSLPPGEAGEVLLRGYHVMQGYFQDDVATREAIDADGWLHTGDVGVLDERGYLRITDRLKDLYIVGGFNVYPAEVERLLSPHPAIAQVAVIGLPDERMGEVGCACVVLRAGASLDEPSLVAWAREHMANYKVPRRVCFFDSLPVNASNKVLKADLRQWVTANMPAG, from the coding sequence ATGACTGCGGACACCCTGCCGGCACTGATCCGTCAGGCCGCGGCAAGCCATCCCGAGCGGCCGGCGATCGTCGACGGCGACGAGGTGGTCAGCTACGCCGAGATGCTGCGGCGCAGCCAGACGGTGGCCCGCGCGCTGATTGCGCTGGGGGTGGCCGCGGGCGACCGCGTGGCGGTCTGGGCGCCCAACGGGCATGAGTGGATCGAGGCCGCCTGCGGCATCCACGCCGCCGGCGCGGTGCTGGTGCCGCTGAATACCCGCATGAAGGGTGGCGAGGCGGCGGACATCCTGGCGCGCAGCGGCGCGGTGCTGCTGTTCTGTATCGGCGACTTCCTCGGCCAGCACTACCCGGCGCTGCTGGCGGGCCTGCGCCCGCCCACGCTGCGGCACGTGGTGAGCTGGGGTGGTTTTGATGCCGCGGCCGGTGAGCCCACTGACCTGGCCTGGGCCGCCTTCCTGGCGCGGGCCAACGGCGTGTCGGCCAGCGAGGTTCGAGCGCGCGAGCAGGCTCTGGGCCCCAACAGCACGGCCGACCTGATGTTCACCTCCGGAACCACCGGCCGGCCCAAGGGCGTGATGGCCGCACACGGACCCACGCTGCGGGCCTTCGTGACCTGGGCGCAGGTGGTGGGGCTGAACGAGGGTGACCACTACCTGATCGTCAACCCCTTCTTCCACAGTTTCGGCTACAAGGCCGGCTGGGTGGCGGCCTTCATCCGTGGCGCTACGGTCTACCCGGAACAGGTGTTCGACGCCGAGCGGGTGCTCGCACGCATCGAGCGTGACCGCATCTCCTTCCTGCCCGGGCCGCCCACGCTGTTCTTGAGCATGCTGGCGCATCCGCGGCTGAAGGACTTCGACCTGTCCTCGCTGCGTGCCTCGGTCACTGGCGCGGCCAGCGTGCCCCCGGTGCTGATCCGCCGCATGCGCGAGGAACTCGGCATCGCCAGCGTCACCACCGCCTACGGCCTGACGGAGTGCGGCGGTTGTGCCACCGTGTGCGACCCGACCGACAGCGCGGAAACCGTCGCCAGCACCTGCGGCCGGGCGCTGCCTGGCACCGAGGTGCGTTGCGCCGACCCGCAGGGCCAGTCCCTGCCACCGGGCGAAGCCGGCGAGGTGCTGCTGCGCGGCTACCACGTGATGCAGGGCTATTTCCAGGACGATGTGGCAACGCGCGAGGCGATCGATGCAGACGGCTGGCTGCACACCGGCGACGTGGGTGTGCTCGACGAACGAGGCTACCTGCGCATCACCGACCGCCTCAAGGATCTCTACATCGTGGGTGGCTTCAACGTCTACCCGGCCGAGGTCGAGCGTCTGCTCAGCCCGCACCCGGCGATCGCCCAGGTGGCGGTGATCGGCCTGCCCGACGAGCGCATGGGCGAGGTCGGCTGTGCCTGCGTGGTGTTGCGAGCCGGAGCATCGCTGGATGAACCCAGCCTGGTGGCCTGGGCGCGCGAGCACATGGCCAACTACAAGGTGCCGCGCCGAGTCTGCTTCTTCGACAGCCTGCCTGTGAACGCGTCGAACAAGGTGCTCAAGGCCGACTTGCGCCAATGGGTCACCGCGAACATGCCGGCCGGCTGA
- a CDS encoding ferredoxin--NADP reductase codes for MADAAATPAQPSRWHSLRVRAVVDETHDAKSLVFDMPAQSAEPGTVWRYRPGQFLTLRLPVEGRHLPRCYSMSSAPGVDDALRVTVKRVNGGRGSNWICDRLKAGDQVEVLPPAGVFTPTTLEGDFLLLAGGSGITPVFSILRSALAQGHGRIVLLYANRDERSVIFRQELKALAAAHPARLLVIHWLDSVQGVPSVAELAELARWQRGAQAFICGPGPFMDTAVAALQAIEIPPERIHVERFVSLPDEPTGAEAPMVATATAPAAAPAVDEAQVELRLDGQVHHLRCSGSETLLEAALRAGIAAPHSCQAGLCAACMCQVQEGSVHLRHNEALDKKDLAKAWTLACQAVPTSERLRIKFPE; via the coding sequence ATGGCCGATGCTGCCGCCACCCCAGCCCAGCCGTCGCGCTGGCACTCGCTGCGCGTGCGCGCGGTGGTGGACGAGACGCACGATGCGAAGTCGCTCGTCTTTGACATGCCCGCGCAATCCGCAGAACCCGGCACCGTATGGCGATACCGCCCCGGCCAGTTCCTGACCCTGCGGCTGCCGGTGGAAGGGCGCCACCTGCCGCGCTGCTACTCGATGTCCAGTGCTCCAGGTGTGGACGATGCGCTGCGGGTGACGGTCAAGCGCGTGAACGGCGGACGCGGCTCCAACTGGATCTGCGACCGGCTCAAGGCCGGCGACCAGGTCGAGGTGCTGCCGCCGGCCGGGGTGTTCACGCCGACCACGCTGGAGGGCGACTTCCTGCTGCTGGCGGGTGGCAGCGGCATCACGCCGGTGTTCTCCATCCTGCGCTCGGCCCTGGCGCAGGGCCACGGGCGCATCGTGCTGCTCTACGCCAACCGCGACGAGCGCTCGGTGATCTTCCGCCAGGAGCTCAAGGCGCTGGCTGCTGCGCACCCGGCGCGGCTGCTGGTGATCCATTGGCTGGATTCGGTGCAGGGCGTGCCCTCGGTGGCCGAACTGGCCGAGCTGGCGCGCTGGCAGCGGGGGGCCCAGGCCTTCATCTGCGGCCCCGGCCCGTTCATGGACACCGCGGTGGCCGCGCTGCAGGCCATCGAGATCCCGCCCGAGCGCATCCACGTCGAACGTTTCGTCTCGCTGCCCGACGAGCCGACCGGGGCCGAAGCCCCCATGGTTGCCACTGCGACGGCGCCGGCTGCCGCCCCGGCCGTCGACGAAGCGCAGGTCGAGCTGCGCTTGGACGGACAGGTGCATCACCTGCGCTGCTCTGGCAGCGAGACGCTGCTGGAGGCCGCGCTGCGCGCCGGCATCGCAGCGCCCCATTCCTGTCAGGCGGGCCTCTGCGCGGCCTGCATGTGCCAGGTGCAGGAGGGCAGCGTGCACCTGCGCCACAACGAGGCGCTGGACAAGAAGGACCTGGCCAAGGCCTGGACCCTGGCCTGCCAGGCCGTACCGACCAGCGAGCGGCTGCGCATCAAGTTCCCGGAGTGA